Proteins found in one Oryza glaberrima chromosome 4, OglaRS2, whole genome shotgun sequence genomic segment:
- the LOC127771818 gene encoding uncharacterized protein LOC127771818 yields the protein MARGPTDVWNEWAPQILVVLSFTLQLILLLLARIRQHRGASSLLTAVLKGVLWLAYQLADSTAIYAIGHLSLCDPQPGHQLVPFWAPFLLLHLGGPDSITAYSLEDTKLWLRHLVSVLVQVSGAAYVLYKQFSGSQNSLRLAAVLMFVVGVVKYGERTWALRCGNTETIRRSLKKEPRTKCYSYIKDKPHQRSFETEADEEEFLVCCAHTLFHICKYAVVDDSSDDSAGDIQTRDTTLVGELNEEKLYVVMGIELSLMYDILYTKASVIHTWIGYFIRVASPVTITGSVIIFQFSGKYGQNIVDIAITYVLLTGALLLEVISLLRALGSSWTFPFLCAARWNWLKHAALCSGKWHWFRHKIVSLRHLFKVTGINRYCTPSRRLSGSIEQYNMLYFCTRHCTSYSPLLGWLAKLLGQDDWWETFHYSGTVKIPWEVKHDVFKYIKEIGRKDDVNTLGVIRKNWGEETLKLLSRKLVDSPSTYLGAELQEGIIIWHIATELFLTRCKMQESQGRRCSAHSGGYQGTIQLYDVPPSRPP from the coding sequence ATGGCACGAGGGCCGACGGACGTTTGGAATGAGTGGGCGCCCCAGATCCTGGTTGTCTTGAGCTTTACTCTGCAGCTCATCCTGCTCCTCCTTGCTCGAATCCGTCAGCACCGGGGAGCCTCAAGTTTGCTGACGGCCGTGCTGAAGGGCGTGCTGTGGCTGGCGTACCAGCTGGCTGACTCCACTGCGATATACGCCATCGGCCACCTCTCCCTCTGCGACCCACAACCAGGGCATCAGCTGGTGCCGTTCTGGGCACCATTCCTCCTTCTGCACCTCGGTGGACCAGACAGCATCACCGCCTATTCCCTTGAGGACACCAAGCTCTGGCTCCGACACTTGGTTTCTGTCCTTGTGCAAGTATCTGGCGCTGCATATGTCCTCTATAAACAATTCAGCGGCAGCCAGAATTCGCTCCGGCTAGCCGCTGTCTTGATGTTCGTTGTAGGTGTGGTCAAGTACGGGGAGAGGACATGGGCACTCAGGTGCGGCAACACTGAAACCATCCGGAGATCACTCAAGAAGGAACCACGTACTAAGTGTTATTCTTACATTAAGGATAAACCCCACCAGAGGAGCTTTGAGACGGAGGCCGATGAAGAGGAATTCCTCGTCTGTTGTGCTCACACACTATTCCACATTTGCAAGTATGCGGTTGTTGATGATTCTTCGGATGATAGTGCTGGAGATATCCAAACCCGTGACACCACATTAGTTGGGGAGCTTAATGAAGAGAAATTGTATGTGGTGATGGGAATTGAGCTCTCCCTTATGTATGATATCTTGTACACCAAGGCGAGTGTGATCCATACCTGGATTGGCTATTTCATCCGAGTGGCCTCACCTGTCACCATAACTGGTTCGGTAATCATCTTCCAGTTCAGTGGTAAATATGGTCAAAACATAGTAGATATTGCTATCACATATGTTTTGCTAACCGGTGCTTTACTCCTGGAGGTGATTTCTCTGCTGCGTGCCCTAGGGTCGAGTTGgacatttccttttctttgtgCCGCACGGTGGAATTGGCTTAAGCACGCTGCTCTGTGCAGTGGAAAGTGGCATTGGTTTCGTCACAAAATTGTGTCTCTTCGCCACCTTTTCAAGGTAACGGGAATCAACAGATACTGCACACCTTCAAGGAGGTTGTCTGGTTCCATTGAGCAGTATAACATGTTGTACTTCTGCACTCGTCACTGCACATCCTACAGTCCCCTACTTGGCTGGTTGGCCAAGTTGCTCGGTCAGGACGATTGGTGGGAAACATTCCATTACTCCGGGACTGTGAAAATTCCATGGGAGGTCAAGCATGatgtgttcaaatatataaaagaaattgGCAGAAAGGATGATGTGAATACCCTCGGAGTAATCAGGAAAAACTGGGGTGAGGAGACACTGAAACTCCTGTCGAGGAAGCTGGTGGACAGTCCCAGCACATACTTGGGCGCTGAATTACAGGAAGGTATCATTATCTGGCACATTGCAACTGAACTTTTCCTCACTAGATGCAAGATGCAGGAGAGCCAAGGACGACGATGCAGCGCCCACAGTGGAGGCTATCAAGGCACTATCCAACTATATGATGTTCCTCCTAGTCGACCGCCCTGA